A window of Leeia aquatica genomic DNA:
CCGGCCAGAACGCCAGCTGCATGAGCGCAGGCAAAAGGGCGGGTGGCAATTTGCCTTTCAGCGCGTCAAGCTGCCATACGCTCAATTGCCCGTTGTCCCAATCGACTTTCAGCAGGGTCTGGCCCAAGGGGCTCACCCCGGCCAGCTGCATCCGCGGCCCGCTGACTTGCAAACGACTGAGCAACTGGAAACGGTCATCACCGTGCGCCACTTGAGTCAGACCATCCGCATCCATCGCAGGGCCTGCTTGGGTACTCAGGCAATAGTGTGCTGAAATCGACAGCCGACTGCAGTGCTCCGGCAGGCTCATGCATGCGGGTAACAGGGCCGTCAGCATCATCATCATGCACCAGCGCATCGTGCCC
This region includes:
- a CDS encoding DUF3261 domain-containing protein — its product is MRWCMMMMLTALLPACMSLPEHCSRLSISAHYCLSTQAGPAMDADGLTQVAHGDDRFQLLSRLQVSGPRMQLAGVSPLGQTLLKVDWDNGQLSVWQLDALKGKLPPALLPALMQLAFWPVEQVRRGLSDGVQLVEDAGGRRLMQDGQDVLRIQWQGSHPPYSRLRFELPAAGVIVDTRQLEEGNGP